Proteins from a genomic interval of Tepidisphaeraceae bacterium:
- the crtI gene encoding phytoene desaturase family protein produces the protein MSRRRVIIIGAGPGGLASAMLLAASGCDVTVLERRDRVGGRTSSITEAGYTFDVGPTFFLYPRVLEEVFTACGRNLHDEVQLVRLDPQYHLVFEAGGELKASHNVAQMREMLKAIDPRDAAAFPKFLADNRKKLSAFRAILESPFASPLDLLRPSVMKSALHLRPLDSVHTDLCKYFHDARTRLAFSFQSKYLGMSPFQCPSLFTILSFLEYEYGVWHPIGGCNAVTAAMARVAESMGVDIRLNEAVTSLSFDEQRRVRSVTTSSATYDCDAAVINADFANTMTKLVPDGIRKRWKDKAIGGKRFSCSTFMMYLGVEGTFPDLEHHTIWLAKDYEENLRDIEERHCLSCNPSFYVQNACRTDPSLAPAGHSALYCLLPVSNDVGTIDWHKETPAFRELAFTQMERIGIHNVRDRIRYEKVLTPADWVNDYQLYRGATFNLAHNLGQMLHRRPHNRFEDLANVYLVGGGTHPGSGLPVIFESARISSGLLLDDQKIPYHWPGQTGQAAKYATRGKATATGSQ, from the coding sequence ATGAGTCGTCGTCGCGTGATCATTATCGGCGCCGGACCCGGCGGGCTCGCCTCGGCGATGCTGCTGGCGGCCAGTGGGTGCGACGTCACGGTGCTGGAACGCCGCGACCGCGTCGGGGGCCGCACCAGCAGCATCACCGAGGCCGGCTACACGTTCGACGTCGGGCCGACGTTCTTCCTCTATCCGCGCGTCCTCGAAGAGGTCTTCACCGCCTGCGGCCGCAATTTGCACGATGAGGTGCAGCTGGTGCGCCTCGACCCGCAGTATCACCTGGTCTTCGAGGCCGGTGGTGAACTGAAGGCGTCCCACAATGTCGCGCAGATGCGCGAGATGTTGAAGGCGATCGACCCGCGCGACGCCGCCGCCTTTCCCAAGTTCCTCGCCGACAACCGCAAGAAGCTATCCGCGTTCCGCGCCATTCTGGAATCGCCTTTCGCCAGCCCACTGGATTTGCTGCGGCCATCGGTGATGAAGTCGGCGTTGCACCTGCGCCCGCTGGACAGCGTACACACCGATCTGTGCAAGTACTTCCACGATGCGCGCACGCGCCTCGCGTTCAGTTTCCAAAGCAAATACCTGGGCATGAGCCCCTTCCAGTGCCCCAGCCTGTTCACGATTCTGTCGTTCCTGGAGTACGAGTACGGCGTGTGGCACCCGATCGGTGGCTGCAACGCCGTCACCGCGGCCATGGCGCGCGTCGCGGAATCGATGGGCGTCGACATCCGCCTGAACGAGGCCGTGACGTCCTTATCGTTCGACGAACAGCGCCGCGTTCGCAGCGTCACCACGTCCAGCGCAACCTACGACTGCGACGCCGCCGTCATCAATGCCGACTTTGCCAACACGATGACCAAGCTCGTGCCCGACGGCATCCGCAAGCGTTGGAAGGACAAGGCCATCGGCGGCAAGCGGTTCTCGTGCAGCACGTTCATGATGTACCTCGGGGTCGAAGGCACCTTTCCCGATCTCGAACATCACACGATCTGGCTGGCGAAGGATTACGAGGAGAATCTGCGCGACATCGAGGAACGCCACTGCCTGTCGTGCAACCCCTCGTTCTACGTGCAGAATGCCTGCCGGACCGACCCATCGCTAGCGCCGGCGGGCCACAGCGCGCTCTACTGCCTGCTGCCGGTGTCGAACGACGTCGGCACGATCGACTGGCACAAGGAGACGCCCGCGTTCCGCGAACTGGCGTTCACACAGATGGAGCGCATCGGCATCCATAACGTGCGCGACCGCATTCGGTACGAGAAGGTGCTGACGCCCGCAGACTGGGTGAACGACTACCAGCTGTACCGCGGCGCCACGTTCAACCTGGCGCACAACCTCGGCCAGATGCTGCACCGCCGGCCGCACAATCGATTTGAAGATCTGGCTAACGTCTACCTCGTGGGCGGTGGTACGCATCCGGGTAGCGGGCTGCCGGTGATCTTCGAATCGGCCCGAATCAGCAGCGGGCTGTTGCTGGACGATCAGAAGATCCCGTACCACTGGCCGGGCCAGACCGGCCAGGCAGCGAAGTACGCGACCCGTGGGAAAGCGACCGCGACAGGTTCACAGTAA